One segment of Cutaneotrichosporon cavernicola HIS019 DNA, chromosome: 4 DNA contains the following:
- the HBN1 gene encoding uncharacterized protein (Nitroreductase family): protein MTISNMSFADAIEARRSYYNITNESTLTNEQLEQLVADAIKYTPSSFNSQTSRAVLVTGEKNKALWNAVWEAHKANLKEEEIPVYEDKFKNSYSAGYGTIVFYEDQDAIDGFVKNFPIVQWTIKDWVQTSNGMAQFIAWTALASHGMGGNLQHYGQFGPANAEAINKNLGVPSGWKIPLAMLAFGVPADINAPGNPAFPKTFQPLVDGETGRVLVRH from the exons ATGACCATCTCTAACATGTCCttcgccgacgccatcgaG GCCCGCCGCTCGTACTACAACATCACCAACGAGTCGACGCTCACGAACGAacagctcgagcagctcgtcgccgacgcgatCAAGTACACCCCCTCGTCGTTCAACTCGCAGACCTCGCGCGCTGTTCTCGTGACTGGCGAGAAGAACAAGGCGCTCTGGAACGCCGTCTGGGAGGCCCACAAGGCCaacctcaaggaggaggagattCCCGTCTACGAGGACAAGTTCAAGAACTCGTACTCTGCCGGCTACGGCACCATCGTCTTCTACGAGGACCAGGACGCGATTGACGGCTTTGTCAAGAACTTCCCCATTGTCCAGTGGACGATCAAGGACTGGGTTCAGACCTCGAACGGCATGGCCCAGTTCATTGCTTGGACTGCGCTCGCCTCGCACGGCATGGGCGGCAACCTCCAGCACTACGGCCAGTTCGGCCctgccaacgccgaggcgaTCAACAAGAACCTCGGCGTTCCGTCGGGCTGGAAGATCCCCCTTGCGATGCTCGCGTTTGGTGTCCCTGCCGACATCAACGCGCCGGGTAACCCGGCCTTCCCCAAGACCTTCCAGcccctcgtcgacggcgagactggccgtgtcctcgtccgccacTAA